From a region of the Gemmatimonadaceae bacterium genome:
- a CDS encoding CHAT domain-containing tetratricopeptide repeat protein, with product MLIAGVLLATAIAVQTPEADTAEARRLLRRADSAFNRADAAGFKQASVVYHRALAIYENAHYFSGQASAANNLGRIAVRTGRPDSAVMYYRRAAALSHATDDSTNEGIFVNNIGDAFVDAHSPDSALYYFRQSVPLLSRTAKYAALGWYSLGRFYGNAGSLDSALANFARADSAANAAKDTLRADLVAYAVLAAYGDANRPDAVIERYPALLAKLRARHDSAAEDYLLNVVGLARRARGDFSGARATFREAFALARLRRNAGDEGQYLSNIATTFGDYEHTADSAVPYYRAAADARHRAGNTKSEALTLAYLADVYRSYPKYDSTIAILRRAVDLEHRTGYHLAEAHDRADLADVLEDVDRELEADEQYRLALKLARMGGDQPVEARALNGLGIVYTNYWGEPDTAAVYLRRAVDVARRGSPDLVATALTNLGAALEAQNKPDTARLVYIDALETAKRAKERSLSRYYSMLGDLYTDMGRDSAKILLEAGVRAAREESSLGDEADALRMLGRWYQVAASPRRLDLAGQYYDSSIAIGGRIARVFKRDVERVRIAEQNSTTYDAWVSATLNIAADGAITREAALRALAVSERSRSQALLRLVRERAQNEANVVQAGGDLLSEGAAVLRATSLPGTTTLAYHSTYDTLVIWVLRDRDSVTAHVRRIGWDSLSTLVAELRDGLQTDGAGSRGLVLEKRDAADSAPDTQRGLHARGNRPAVSTAVLSELRTYLLPPEVLAELPPAGELLIVPHGPLSAVPFAALSTPDGMPLGERFAIRYAPSLTTLAAIAEGPGSGEGRADASWLSRSIVVANPRMPVVTDSSGNRVRLPALDGAGAEGRWLAARLKTTRLLTGPDANLAALRGVITDSVPIIHFATHGYAYSSDAHERDSFIALSPRAADDGLLTITKILDSLPRLHADLVVLSACQTGLGNLAQAEGTIGLQRAFIARGAQSVLVSLWNVSDDATALLMRQFYSHWLDDRDSPSKSEALRRAQSDVRQKKQFEQPRYWAAFQLVGAR from the coding sequence ATGCTGATCGCAGGAGTTCTTCTCGCGACGGCCATCGCCGTGCAAACCCCCGAGGCCGACACCGCCGAGGCGCGCCGGCTGCTGCGCCGCGCGGATTCAGCGTTCAATCGCGCCGACGCGGCGGGGTTCAAACAGGCGAGCGTAGTGTATCACCGAGCGCTCGCCATCTACGAAAACGCGCACTATTTCTCGGGACAAGCGAGTGCGGCCAACAATCTCGGGCGCATCGCCGTGCGGACAGGTCGTCCGGATTCGGCGGTCATGTACTATCGCCGCGCCGCGGCACTTAGCCACGCGACAGATGATTCGACGAACGAAGGAATATTCGTCAATAACATCGGCGACGCGTTTGTCGATGCGCACAGCCCCGACTCCGCGCTGTACTACTTTCGCCAGTCTGTTCCACTCCTTTCTCGGACCGCGAAGTACGCTGCGCTCGGCTGGTATTCTCTTGGCCGATTCTACGGCAACGCGGGGAGTCTAGACTCGGCCCTCGCGAACTTCGCTCGTGCCGATTCGGCGGCAAACGCAGCGAAGGACACCCTTCGGGCGGATCTGGTGGCCTACGCCGTGCTCGCGGCGTATGGAGATGCCAATCGCCCCGATGCGGTTATCGAGCGCTATCCGGCCCTGTTGGCGAAACTGCGAGCGCGCCACGATTCGGCAGCGGAGGATTACCTGTTGAACGTCGTGGGTCTCGCCAGGCGCGCGCGCGGCGATTTCTCCGGCGCACGGGCAACGTTCCGCGAAGCGTTCGCGCTCGCTCGGCTCCGCCGAAACGCGGGTGATGAGGGACAGTATTTGTCCAACATCGCCACCACGTTCGGCGACTACGAACACACCGCGGATTCGGCGGTCCCGTACTATCGCGCGGCGGCCGATGCGCGACACCGCGCCGGCAATACCAAGTCTGAGGCCTTGACGCTCGCGTATCTCGCGGACGTATATCGCTCGTATCCGAAATACGATTCGACGATCGCGATACTACGGCGCGCAGTCGACCTCGAACACCGGACTGGATATCACCTCGCCGAGGCGCACGACCGCGCCGACCTCGCCGACGTCCTCGAGGATGTAGACCGAGAATTGGAGGCCGACGAACAGTATCGCCTGGCGCTCAAGCTGGCGCGAATGGGAGGCGATCAACCCGTCGAGGCGCGGGCGCTGAACGGCCTCGGCATCGTGTACACCAACTACTGGGGCGAGCCCGATACGGCCGCCGTTTACCTTCGACGGGCGGTTGATGTCGCGCGTCGCGGCTCGCCCGATCTCGTCGCAACGGCGCTCACGAATCTCGGAGCCGCCCTCGAAGCGCAAAACAAGCCCGACACGGCGCGCCTCGTTTACATCGATGCGCTCGAGACCGCGAAGCGCGCAAAGGAGCGCAGCCTGTCCCGGTATTACAGCATGCTTGGTGACTTATATACCGACATGGGACGGGACTCCGCGAAGATTCTACTTGAAGCTGGGGTTCGCGCCGCCCGGGAGGAGAGCAGCCTCGGCGATGAGGCCGATGCGCTTCGAATGTTGGGTCGATGGTACCAGGTGGCCGCGTCGCCTCGGCGGCTGGATCTCGCGGGTCAGTACTATGACTCCTCCATCGCGATCGGCGGTCGCATCGCTCGAGTGTTCAAGCGCGACGTCGAACGCGTGCGAATCGCCGAGCAGAACTCCACCACGTATGACGCCTGGGTCTCCGCCACGCTGAACATAGCTGCCGATGGGGCGATCACGCGCGAAGCCGCGTTGCGGGCGCTCGCCGTCAGCGAGCGAAGCCGGTCACAGGCACTCCTCCGTTTGGTGCGCGAGCGCGCGCAGAACGAAGCCAACGTAGTGCAAGCCGGCGGCGATCTTCTCAGTGAGGGGGCCGCTGTGCTTCGCGCCACATCATTGCCGGGGACGACGACCCTCGCTTACCACAGTACCTACGACACCCTTGTCATTTGGGTGCTTCGAGATCGCGATTCGGTCACGGCGCACGTGAGGCGTATTGGCTGGGATTCGCTGTCGACGCTGGTCGCAGAGTTGCGCGACGGGCTCCAGACCGATGGAGCGGGGTCTCGCGGACTAGTGCTCGAGAAGCGCGATGCTGCCGATTCAGCGCCCGACACTCAGCGGGGCTTGCACGCGCGCGGCAACCGCCCCGCCGTTTCAACGGCGGTGCTTTCGGAACTGCGAACCTACCTTCTCCCGCCCGAGGTGTTGGCCGAGCTACCACCTGCCGGCGAATTGCTGATCGTCCCGCACGGACCGCTATCGGCGGTTCCCTTCGCGGCATTGTCGACTCCGGATGGAATGCCGCTCGGCGAGCGCTTTGCGATTCGATATGCGCCGTCGCTCACGACACTCGCCGCGATTGCCGAGGGGCCGGGGTCCGGCGAAGGCAGAGCTGACGCGTCATGGCTCTCGCGCTCGATCGTCGTAGCGAATCCTCGCATGCCGGTCGTCACCGATTCCTCCGGGAATCGAGTCCGACTTCCGGCGCTTGACGGAGCCGGTGCAGAAGGCAGGTGGCTCGCCGCGCGCCTCAAGACGACACGACTTCTCACCGGTCCGGATGCCAACCTCGCAGCGCTTCGCGGGGTGATCACCGACTCCGTGCCCATCATCCATTTCGCCACGCACGGCTACGCCTACAGCTCCGACGCGCACGAGCGCGACAGCTTCATTGCCTTGTCACCGCGGGCCGCGGATGATGGTTTGCTCACGATCACCAAGATCCTCGATTCGTTGCCCCGGCTCCACGCCGACCTCGTCGTGCTCAGCGCGTGCCAAACGGGCCTCGGGAATTTGGCGCAGGCTGAGGGGACGATCGGACTTCAACGCGCATTCATCGCGCGAGGCGCGCAAAGCGTGCTGGTCAGCCTTTGGAATGTCTCGGACGACGCGACCGCGCTGCTCATGCGACAGTTCTATTCACATTGGCTCGACGATCGTGACTCTCCCTCTAAATCGGAGGCGCTCCGCCGGGCGCAGAGCGATGTGCGGCAAAAGAAACAGTTCGAGCAACCACGCTACTGGGCGGCGTTTCAGCTCGTAGGAGCACGATGA
- a CDS encoding caspase family protein produces the protein MTLRPLFLAVGIATLALRPSGVASVRRNVVAPNDARRHVALLIGISDYKNFAEGGPPGRSKLHAPVANDLPRVERALSKWGFRAGPDMTVLRDSQATRQGITSAFEWLDARVDTGDVVFIYYSGHGSSAPDLDGDEAKIDPNDHYDEALVPWDVKGDTGSIHDPNQLIIDDQIGQWLGRLRSANVTIVVDACYSGTITRGGLASYRPRGSLPPAGVATPAKPSSGLDGLLPRQVLLTAAASNQTAGEWEFATGDGKRTAFGILTYYFTEALDAANEGTHYDDLMRHVEEGLASLQGSVPHQDPQLEGDHSALLFHVSEPVPAQQVVAITPLSDTTVGIDAGAVNGVRPSAQYDVFGAGETTFRGEPPYGRIEIDSVTRFQGFGRRVDARTSPIPRGARAILSIVPYGVRRLTTISVFAPPDDPAISTIVRQFPAARVVSQTADRATADVVLAARNGTVRVFAHAAEIKPLDASTQVVAGADTGFAPTAAAICGALTRAYMISALSLIENPAMMPPIDVRLVAGDTVPSEFAPYTALDTAFIGQSYTLWVRAHVPDWSTLYLTVAIAGYLGDPTVLYPAPSSAGTFPTAGWQAIYRNFSVTEPHGLEQIKVVAADKQYSLQSLAAALPQCGAKEVSRGLGPPSRSAIKGWGATTRSILILPARQ, from the coding sequence ATGACGCTTCGCCCGCTGTTCCTCGCCGTCGGTATCGCGACACTCGCGCTTCGGCCGAGCGGCGTGGCGAGCGTTCGACGCAACGTCGTCGCCCCCAACGACGCGCGGCGGCATGTGGCCCTCCTGATTGGTATTTCCGATTACAAGAACTTCGCCGAGGGCGGGCCGCCCGGCCGATCGAAGCTCCACGCTCCCGTGGCGAACGACCTTCCGCGTGTCGAACGTGCCCTGAGTAAATGGGGATTTCGCGCGGGCCCCGATATGACGGTCCTGCGCGACTCGCAGGCCACACGCCAGGGCATCACGTCGGCGTTCGAGTGGCTGGACGCCCGAGTAGACACCGGAGATGTCGTCTTCATCTATTACTCCGGGCACGGTAGCTCGGCGCCGGACCTGGATGGCGACGAAGCGAAGATCGACCCCAACGACCACTATGACGAGGCCCTCGTACCGTGGGACGTGAAGGGAGATACAGGCTCCATACATGACCCGAACCAGCTGATCATCGACGATCAAATCGGACAATGGCTCGGTCGTTTGCGTTCTGCCAATGTCACGATCGTCGTCGACGCCTGCTATTCGGGTACCATCACCCGGGGCGGCCTGGCGTCGTACCGGCCTCGCGGGAGTCTTCCCCCCGCCGGCGTGGCCACACCCGCGAAGCCATCGAGTGGGCTCGACGGGCTCTTGCCGCGGCAGGTACTCCTTACGGCCGCCGCCTCCAACCAGACCGCCGGCGAGTGGGAGTTCGCGACCGGCGACGGAAAGCGGACGGCGTTTGGCATTTTGACATACTACTTCACAGAAGCGCTGGACGCGGCCAACGAGGGGACGCACTACGACGACCTGATGCGGCACGTCGAGGAGGGCCTCGCGTCGCTTCAGGGGTCGGTCCCTCACCAGGATCCACAGCTCGAGGGCGATCACTCAGCATTGCTGTTCCACGTGAGCGAACCCGTGCCGGCCCAGCAGGTGGTCGCGATTACGCCGCTCAGCGATACAACCGTCGGGATCGACGCGGGGGCGGTGAACGGAGTTCGGCCGTCGGCGCAATATGACGTGTTCGGCGCCGGCGAGACGACGTTCAGAGGAGAACCGCCGTACGGCCGCATTGAGATCGACTCTGTGACACGGTTCCAGGGTTTTGGGAGGCGCGTCGATGCCCGTACGTCGCCGATTCCCCGCGGCGCGCGCGCGATCTTGTCCATCGTTCCGTACGGGGTGCGACGGCTCACGACGATTAGCGTGTTTGCCCCGCCGGACGATCCGGCGATCTCAACGATCGTTCGCCAGTTCCCGGCCGCCCGTGTCGTTAGCCAGACCGCTGACCGGGCGACGGCGGACGTCGTGCTCGCCGCGCGCAATGGCACCGTGCGGGTCTTCGCGCACGCCGCCGAGATCAAGCCCCTCGATGCGTCGACGCAGGTCGTCGCCGGGGCCGATACTGGCTTCGCGCCGACCGCGGCCGCGATATGCGGGGCGTTGACGCGGGCATACATGATCAGCGCCCTGTCGCTCATCGAGAATCCCGCGATGATGCCTCCAATAGACGTGCGGCTCGTCGCGGGCGACACCGTGCCGAGCGAATTCGCCCCTTACACGGCTTTGGACACCGCGTTTATCGGTCAATCGTACACGCTGTGGGTGCGCGCCCATGTCCCCGATTGGTCGACTCTCTACTTGACCGTTGCGATCGCGGGGTACCTTGGCGATCCGACCGTTCTCTACCCGGCGCCGTCGTCGGCTGGGACCTTCCCTACCGCCGGCTGGCAGGCGATCTACCGCAACTTCAGCGTGACGGAGCCGCACGGGTTGGAACAAATCAAAGTTGTCGCGGCGGACAAGCAATACTCGCTTCAGTCACTGGCCGCGGCGCTGCCTCAGTGCGGCGCGAAGGAAGTAAGCCGAGGGCTCGGGCCGCCTTCACGATCCGCGATCAAAGGCTGGGGCGCCACGACACGCTCGATTCTCATCCTACCCGCGCGCCAATGA
- a CDS encoding outer membrane beta-barrel protein gives MAVLGVLTLAPNANAQSRQLFSLQGAALLTSLQGDAFDVLRVGTGFGGEVQLRVNPGPFSLGAGLQLTKHSSTSQGLSNKVSLSGLFLEPRYAIAVSSRIVRPYVAGRVALMSQKTDLGDLGGTLPVKANALAYGVGGGFVARINGHLGFDLGAALTSLNFGDFKYRDTGATSGLDAGSGTMFVLKAGFNVGLGRD, from the coding sequence ATGGCGGTGCTCGGGGTGCTTACGCTTGCTCCCAATGCCAACGCCCAGTCGAGACAGCTCTTCTCCTTGCAGGGCGCAGCACTGCTTACCAGTCTTCAAGGGGATGCCTTCGACGTCTTACGTGTAGGAACGGGGTTTGGTGGCGAGGTTCAACTCAGAGTGAATCCGGGCCCCTTCTCGCTAGGCGCCGGTCTTCAGTTGACAAAACACTCGAGCACGAGCCAGGGGCTGAGTAACAAGGTCAGCTTGAGCGGCCTATTCCTCGAACCGCGCTACGCCATTGCGGTTTCGAGCCGGATCGTACGGCCGTACGTTGCCGGCCGAGTGGCGCTCATGTCGCAGAAAACGGACTTGGGGGATCTCGGCGGAACGCTTCCGGTCAAAGCGAATGCGCTGGCGTACGGTGTCGGTGGGGGATTCGTGGCCCGCATCAACGGCCACCTGGGGTTCGATCTTGGCGCGGCGCTGACCTCGCTCAACTTCGGCGACTTCAAATATCGAGATACAGGCGCCACGTCGGGACTCGACGCCGGGAGCGGGACGATGTTCGTCCTGAAGGCGGGGTTCAACGTCGGGCTGGGGAGAGATTGA
- a CDS encoding caspase family protein, whose protein sequence is MASLRARTVTTLVALWLGTHATRLAAQDSTTRGLTLGHRPDSASLLAGRFHALLIAVQNYSDPAIPRLQAPVRDAERLRDLLTSRYRFDRRDVILLPNPKREALLGQLNQLSETLGRNDNLLIFYAGHGIWDEASHQSYWLPVDARRINSAQWVSNSDVEGSLRRMKARHVLLIADACFAGALLLRDVPPDQAMSRLYELPSRKAMTSGSKETVPDSSVFLDYLIKRLEANAAPYLPADDLFSSFRTAVMHNSPVQPQFGTIFNVGDEGGEFLFPLRQGGESVAAEGDTSLNAVANGDPASAMLTRTPREIVQVRVREFVDRIAKKDMTSLDEDYRALPGKPIDWKEKLLVFVRDDLVSASTAGTPEILIDGNEATVDLKVATQYNDPVVRGKPRAVLHFLVRFRRLGDDWSPRSYSLVEKPPF, encoded by the coding sequence ATGGCGTCGCTTCGCGCTCGCACGGTTACTACGTTGGTCGCGCTTTGGCTAGGCACGCATGCGACGCGCCTCGCCGCTCAGGACTCGACTACGCGCGGCCTCACTCTCGGCCACCGCCCGGATTCAGCCAGCCTGCTCGCAGGCAGGTTCCACGCGCTACTCATCGCAGTTCAGAATTATTCGGACCCCGCCATCCCGCGACTCCAGGCGCCGGTCCGCGACGCCGAGCGCCTCCGCGACCTGCTCACCTCGCGCTACCGATTCGATCGGCGCGACGTGATTCTGCTTCCCAATCCAAAGCGTGAAGCGCTGCTAGGTCAGCTGAATCAACTGTCCGAGACGCTTGGGCGGAACGACAACCTCCTGATTTTCTACGCCGGTCATGGGATCTGGGACGAGGCGAGTCATCAGAGCTACTGGCTGCCTGTCGACGCGCGGCGGATCAATTCGGCGCAGTGGGTCTCAAACAGCGATGTCGAGGGGTCGCTCCGGCGCATGAAGGCGAGGCACGTTCTGCTGATCGCCGATGCCTGTTTCGCCGGAGCGCTGCTTTTGCGAGACGTTCCACCGGACCAAGCGATGTCGCGTCTCTACGAATTGCCGAGTCGCAAGGCAATGACGAGCGGCTCGAAGGAGACGGTGCCGGATAGCAGCGTTTTCCTGGACTATCTCATCAAGCGACTCGAGGCAAACGCCGCCCCCTACCTGCCCGCCGACGACCTGTTTTCGAGCTTTCGAACGGCCGTCATGCACAACAGTCCGGTGCAACCTCAGTTCGGGACGATTTTCAACGTCGGAGACGAAGGAGGAGAGTTTCTCTTTCCACTGCGACAAGGTGGCGAGAGCGTGGCCGCCGAGGGGGACACCTCGCTTAACGCCGTAGCTAATGGCGACCCGGCGAGCGCAATGCTAACGAGGACCCCACGTGAGATCGTTCAGGTGCGCGTCCGGGAATTCGTTGACCGCATTGCCAAGAAGGACATGACCTCGCTCGACGAGGACTACCGCGCCCTGCCCGGGAAGCCGATTGACTGGAAGGAAAAACTTCTCGTCTTCGTTCGCGACGACCTGGTTTCAGCATCCACCGCGGGCACACCTGAGATACTCATCGACGGCAATGAGGCGACGGTGGATCTCAAGGTGGCGACGCAGTACAACGATCCCGTTGTTCGCGGCAAGCCGCGCGCGGTGCTGCATTTCCTGGTGCGATTCAGACGGCTGGGCGACGACTGGTCGCCGCGCTCCTACTCGCTCGTCGAGAAGCCGCCGTTCTAA